A single genomic interval of uncultured Campylobacter sp. harbors:
- a CDS encoding chloride channel protein gives MSTKFFLAILAIGVIMGLCAGLLNFGINEIETFAFGHNDEEFHIITEQTTALRRFLSVLAAGAIVTLIRILLIRLKPFLNVASMMDGRNPPFWQNLIHSVLQLAAIAMGAPVGSEAAPRELGGLFAAKICRTLNISGDELRLFVACGAGAGLGAAYNVPLAGALFSLEILLKSFDTRAILCAFATSAVATATAEFGASKEIYYTVSNFAPTPQNLLAAAIIGLVTGFAAKYFQDGVRLCEKLRIKSLKIALTLPFAFLLTAAIGAYVPEILGNGRSAAQFAFNSASFSPYLLAILLCKAFCILMIFRCGGYGGTLTPSFALGAVLGLCVGFAIGEILPISLSAAGVCGGAAFLAINLNAPLCAFALSAGFCGLNLNSYSVVVFSIVCAVIARNLLTKNLA, from the coding sequence TTGAGTACTAAATTCTTTCTAGCGATCCTTGCGATAGGCGTTATAATGGGGCTTTGCGCAGGGCTCTTAAACTTCGGCATCAACGAAATTGAAACTTTTGCTTTCGGGCATAATGATGAGGAATTTCACATTATCACGGAGCAAACCACTGCGCTTAGGCGCTTTCTTAGCGTCCTCGCAGCCGGCGCAATCGTAACTTTAATTAGAATTCTGCTAATAAGACTAAAACCTTTTTTAAACGTAGCTTCGATGATGGATGGGCGAAATCCGCCGTTTTGGCAAAATTTAATCCACTCGGTTTTGCAGCTTGCAGCCATCGCCATGGGCGCACCGGTAGGCAGTGAGGCTGCTCCGCGCGAGCTAGGCGGCTTGTTTGCGGCTAAAATTTGCCGCACCTTAAATATCAGCGGAGATGAGCTTCGGTTATTTGTCGCATGTGGCGCGGGAGCGGGACTAGGTGCTGCATATAACGTCCCGTTAGCGGGCGCGCTTTTTAGCCTAGAAATTTTGCTTAAAAGCTTCGATACTCGAGCGATTTTATGCGCCTTTGCCACAAGCGCGGTGGCTACAGCTACGGCGGAATTCGGAGCTTCAAAAGAAATTTATTACACAGTTTCAAACTTCGCCCCTACCCCGCAGAATTTACTCGCAGCGGCGATAATCGGACTTGTCACGGGGTTTGCGGCGAAATACTTTCAAGACGGGGTGCGCTTGTGCGAAAAGCTGCGCATAAAAAGCCTTAAAATCGCGCTTACACTGCCATTTGCATTCTTGCTTACCGCGGCGATCGGCGCATACGTACCAGAAATTTTAGGTAACGGGCGCTCGGCAGCGCAGTTTGCTTTCAACTCAGCGTCCTTTAGCCCCTATTTGCTTGCGATTTTGCTTTGCAAAGCGTTTTGCATTTTGATGATCTTTCGCTGCGGCGGATATGGCGGCACGCTAACGCCGAGTTTCGCGCTGGGCGCAGTTTTGGGGCTATGCGTTGGATTTGCGATCGGCGAAATTCTACCTATTAGCCTAAGCGCAGCGGGGGTTTGCGGAGGGGCTGCCTTTTTAGCGATCAACTTAAACGCGCCGCTTTGCGCCTTTGCCCTAAGCGCGGGATTTTGCGGGCTAAATCTCAACTCATATTCGGTCGTCGTTTTTAGCATCGTATGCGCCGTGATCGCTAGAAATTTACTGACGAAAAATTTAGCGTAG
- the hemB gene encoding porphobilinogen synthase, translating into MFKRFRRLRINPALRDLVRQTDLQTRFLIYPLFVVEGSGIKKEIASMPGVFQMSLDEILKECEILMSLGLDKILLFGIPSLKDSIGSDALSEDGIIATSLRAIKAKFPNLLVITDLCFCEYTDHGHCGIIDHVHQTVNNDATLEISAQQALIHAKAGADMIAPSGMMDGIIATLREALDRGGFENLPIMAYSTKFASGYYGPFRDVAESAPSFGDRSSYQMDPANRFEAINESLQDEAQGADILMIKPALAYLDLIRDLRERTLLPICAYNVSGEYALLQAGKKAGVIDYERVMMETMIGIRRAGADMIITYHAKEIAEILNRG; encoded by the coding sequence ATGTTTAAACGATTTAGACGCCTACGAATAAACCCCGCACTTAGGGATCTGGTGCGACAAACCGATCTGCAAACCCGCTTTCTAATCTATCCGCTTTTTGTGGTGGAAGGAAGCGGCATCAAAAAGGAGATCGCCTCGATGCCCGGCGTATTTCAGATGAGCTTGGATGAAATTTTAAAAGAGTGTGAAATTCTCATGTCGCTCGGTTTGGATAAAATTTTACTTTTTGGAATTCCTTCGCTAAAGGACAGTATCGGCTCGGACGCGCTAAGCGAGGACGGCATCATCGCGACTTCGCTACGCGCGATAAAGGCTAAATTTCCAAATTTATTAGTAATCACCGATCTGTGCTTTTGCGAATACACCGACCACGGACACTGCGGTATCATCGATCATGTGCATCAGACGGTGAATAATGACGCGACGCTTGAAATTTCGGCGCAGCAAGCGCTCATCCACGCCAAAGCGGGCGCGGATATGATCGCGCCTAGCGGCATGATGGACGGTATTATCGCAACTCTGCGAGAGGCGCTCGATCGCGGCGGATTTGAAAATTTGCCGATTATGGCATATTCGACGAAGTTCGCCAGCGGCTACTACGGGCCGTTTCGTGACGTGGCGGAGAGCGCGCCAAGTTTTGGCGATCGCAGCAGCTACCAGATGGATCCCGCAAATAGATTTGAGGCGATCAACGAAAGCCTGCAAGACGAGGCGCAGGGAGCGGATATCTTGATGATAAAGCCCGCACTTGCGTATCTGGATCTAATCAGAGACCTTAGAGAGCGCACGCTGCTGCCGATCTGCGCGTATAACGTAAGCGGCGAATACGCGCTACTGCAGGCGGGCAAGAAGGCGGGCGTGATCGATTATGAGCGCGTGATGATGGAGACGATGATAGGCATAAGGCGCGCGGGTGCTGATATGATCATCACCTATCACGCCAAAGAGATCGCGGAAATTTTAAACAGGGGCTAG
- the rpmG gene encoding 50S ribosomal protein L33, with translation MAKNSSRVKVGLKCSESGDINYTTYKNSKTTTEKLELKKYCPRLKKHTLHKEVKLKG, from the coding sequence ATGGCAAAGAATTCAAGTAGAGTAAAGGTCGGATTAAAATGCTCCGAAAGTGGCGATATTAACTATACTACTTATAAAAATAGCAAAACTACGACCGAAAAACTAGAACTTAAAAAATATTGCCCTAGATTAAAAAAGCACACGCTTCATAAAGAAGTAAAGTTAAAAGGCTAA
- the secE gene encoding preprotein translocase subunit SecE: MEKVKEYYKQAKVELDKVIFPTKDQTKTAYISVVVVVVVIALFLALVDLIMSALITA; the protein is encoded by the coding sequence ATGGAAAAAGTAAAAGAGTATTATAAACAAGCAAAAGTAGAGTTAGATAAGGTAATTTTCCCGACTAAAGATCAGACTAAAACAGCATATATCTCTGTAGTAGTCGTAGTCGTAGTTATCGCACTGTTTTTAGCGCTAGTGGATCTGATTATGTCCGCTTTGATAACGGCCTAA
- the lysM gene encoding peptidoglycan-binding protein LysM: MGLLSFVAEAGKKLLGLGDDAKHVKDEIATNLSSTPVEGLEVEVQGDTVKISGNADKETLEKAALIAGNTAGIKNVQIEGIREDSAENYYTIVKGDNLSKIAKKFYGDANKYKVIFDANREVIKDANLIYPGQKIRIPKA, encoded by the coding sequence ATGGGTTTACTTTCATTCGTAGCCGAAGCAGGCAAGAAACTACTAGGTCTAGGCGATGACGCCAAGCACGTAAAAGACGAGATCGCCACCAATCTCAGCTCTACGCCGGTAGAAGGGCTAGAGGTCGAGGTGCAGGGCGACACCGTCAAAATCAGCGGCAACGCCGATAAGGAAACTCTCGAAAAAGCAGCCCTCATCGCGGGCAACACCGCAGGCATTAAAAACGTGCAGATCGAGGGCATTAGAGAGGATAGCGCCGAGAACTACTACACCATAGTAAAGGGCGATAACCTATCTAAAATCGCGAAGAAATTCTACGGCGACGCGAATAAATACAAGGTTATTTTCGACGCCAACCGCGAAGTTATCAAGGACGCGAACCTCATCTATCCGGGGCAGAAGATCAGAATTCCAAAAGCTTAA
- the hemN gene encoding oxygen-independent coproporphyrinogen III oxidase codes for MNSIDFDAYAKFSRPGPRYTSYPTALEFSENFSYDGYLNELKNQKSSTPLSLYFHMPFCRSACYFCGCNVIYTGKRDKMDRYLGYIEREMQILSGVVDGSRQVVQMHFGGGTPTYFSAEQLARHIKNIKKYFKSFSSEAEISCEIDPRFLNAEQLDVLVSNGFNRISYGVQDFDERVQKEIHRIQPFELTRDVIAMARERGIKSINMDLIYGLPYQSLASFKRTLELALSLDPDRFAIFNYAHVPWIKKSMRKFDETTLPEPKVKLEILKFTHDFLSANGYEMIGMDHYSKPADELHVALKNGSLHRNFQGYTTKGGADLIGIGLTSIGEGARHYAQNFKDMDAYEAAIDAGRLPYCRGILLNEEDLLRKEVIMGLMSNFCVDIEAIEEKFKIKFFEHFGASLKQLEALKNFVQVSPHRISVTPTGTLLIRNIAMCFDEYMGKNLGEKRFSKTV; via the coding sequence GTGAATAGCATAGACTTCGACGCTTACGCGAAATTTTCGCGCCCGGGGCCTCGCTACACGAGCTATCCGACCGCTTTGGAATTTAGCGAAAACTTCAGTTACGACGGGTATTTGAACGAGCTGAAAAATCAGAAAAGCTCCACGCCGCTGTCGCTTTACTTTCACATGCCGTTTTGCCGCTCCGCCTGTTATTTTTGCGGCTGCAACGTAATCTACACCGGCAAGCGCGACAAGATGGATCGGTATTTGGGCTATATCGAGCGCGAAATGCAAATTTTAAGCGGCGTCGTGGACGGCTCGCGGCAAGTCGTGCAGATGCACTTCGGCGGCGGTACGCCTACGTATTTTAGCGCCGAACAGCTCGCGCGCCACATAAAAAATATTAAAAAGTATTTTAAAAGCTTTAGTTCCGAAGCCGAGATCAGCTGCGAGATCGATCCGCGATTTTTAAACGCCGAACAGCTCGACGTGCTTGTTTCAAACGGCTTTAATCGCATCAGCTACGGCGTGCAGGATTTCGACGAGCGCGTGCAAAAGGAGATCCACCGCATACAGCCTTTCGAACTTACGAGGGACGTCATAGCCATGGCGCGCGAGAGGGGGATAAAATCGATAAATATGGATCTGATCTACGGCCTTCCGTATCAGAGCCTAGCTAGCTTTAAGCGCACGCTGGAGCTTGCGCTTTCGCTTGATCCGGACCGCTTTGCGATCTTTAACTACGCGCACGTGCCGTGGATCAAAAAATCTATGCGTAAATTTGACGAGACGACACTGCCCGAGCCTAAAGTGAAGCTTGAAATTTTAAAATTTACACACGATTTTTTGAGCGCGAACGGATATGAGATGATCGGTATGGATCACTACTCAAAGCCCGCCGATGAGCTTCATGTCGCGCTTAAAAACGGCTCGCTGCACCGTAATTTCCAAGGCTATACGACCAAAGGCGGCGCCGATCTGATCGGCATCGGGCTAACTAGCATCGGCGAGGGCGCGCGCCACTACGCGCAAAATTTCAAGGATATGGACGCGTATGAAGCCGCGATCGATGCGGGTAGGCTGCCGTATTGCAGGGGTATTTTGCTAAATGAAGAGGATCTGCTGCGCAAAGAGGTGATTATGGGGCTGATGAGTAATTTCTGCGTCGATATAGAGGCGATCGAGGAGAAATTTAAGATAAAATTTTTCGAGCATTTTGGCGCGAGCCTAAAACAGCTTGAGGCGCTAAAGAATTTCGTACAAGTCTCGCCGCATAGAATTTCTGTAACGCCTACCGGCACGCTTTTGATCCGCAATATCGCGATGTGCTTTGATGAGTATATGGGTAAAAATTTGGGCGAAAAGCGCTTTTCTAAAACCGTTTAA
- a CDS encoding type II toxin-antitoxin system death-on-curing family toxin → MKYLTLHQAIFIHDKMLEKIGGSKGYNKTSLGYLSSALQNIKNDLYYPTMSDKLAHLTHSCIKFHPFIDGNKRTAILLADMFLSANSIVLDDEEFYAAMEDVVVKVATGDMTKGDLKEFFSKFIKDKGAI, encoded by the coding sequence ATGAAATATTTAACGCTGCATCAGGCTATTTTCATCCACGATAAAATGCTAGAAAAAATAGGCGGAAGCAAGGGGTATAATAAAACTTCGCTTGGCTATTTATCGTCTGCGCTGCAGAATATAAAAAACGATCTGTATTATCCTACTATGTCGGATAAACTCGCGCATTTGACGCATTCGTGCATAAAATTTCATCCTTTCATCGACGGCAATAAAAGGACGGCGATTTTGCTAGCCGATATGTTTTTATCGGCGAATTCTATAGTTTTGGACGACGAGGAATTTTATGCGGCGATGGAAGACGTAGTCGTAAAGGTGGCTACGGGCGATATGACGAAAGGTGATTTAAAAGAATTTTTTAGTAAATTTATAAAAGATAAAGGAGCGATATGA
- the ribA gene encoding GTP cyclohydrolase II has translation MDIKISEVANLPSRFGSFRVQSFKQGEKEHLVIFKQPLEGVVNVRIHSECLTGDAIGSLKCDCGEQLEASLKYIEEHGGMVIYLRQEGRNIGLFNKINAYALQDRGLDTIEANHQLGFKADERTYEIVDFILAHFGISRINLLTNNPQKLHDLKVEVVARVPIIITPNKFNENYLRVKKEQMGHLL, from the coding sequence ATGGATATAAAAATTTCAGAGGTCGCGAATCTCCCCTCCCGCTTCGGAAGCTTCCGCGTTCAGTCGTTTAAGCAAGGCGAGAAAGAGCATCTAGTGATATTTAAGCAGCCTTTGGAGGGCGTCGTAAACGTGCGGATCCACTCGGAGTGCCTTACCGGCGATGCGATCGGCAGCCTAAAGTGCGACTGCGGCGAACAGCTCGAAGCGAGCCTAAAATATATCGAAGAGCATGGCGGCATGGTGATCTATCTGCGTCAAGAGGGGCGCAATATCGGGCTTTTCAATAAAATCAACGCCTACGCGCTACAAGACCGGGGCCTCGATACGATCGAAGCAAATCATCAGCTAGGCTTCAAAGCGGACGAGCGCACCTACGAGATCGTGGATTTCATACTCGCTCATTTTGGAATTTCACGCATAAATCTACTTACGAATAATCCGCAAAAGCTGCACGATCTAAAAGTCGAAGTGGTCGCACGCGTGCCGATAATCATCACGCCTAATAAATTTAACGAAAACTATCTGCGCGTCAAAAAAGAGCAGATGGGGCATCTGCTGTGA
- the argF gene encoding ornithine carbamoyltransferase gives MRHFLTLNDFSKDEIIEILNLAFKIKKEAKARNFKLYLKDQKLAMIFEKSSTRTRVSFDVGMNELGGHALFLSSRDIQLGRGEQVKDTARVISRMCDLIMARVNRHETLIELAEFSRVPVINGLSDKFHPVQLMADLMTIVECGIETPKIKAAYVGDGNNMTHSWLMLASKLGFELRIATPVGYEADPQILAQAQENAKISGAKILITNDIKEAVAGANVVTTDTWVSMGQEAEKEQRIRDFAGFCVDESLMALAEKNAIFLHCLPAYRGYEVSEAVFEAHADEIFAEAENRLHAQKGVMVWLDQKR, from the coding sequence ATGAGGCACTTTCTTACGTTAAACGATTTTAGCAAAGACGAGATAATCGAAATTTTAAATTTAGCCTTTAAGATTAAAAAAGAAGCCAAAGCGCGAAATTTTAAGCTATACTTGAAAGATCAAAAACTAGCGATGATATTTGAAAAAAGCTCGACCAGGACGCGCGTTAGCTTTGACGTAGGGATGAACGAGCTCGGCGGACACGCGCTGTTTTTGAGCAGTCGCGACATCCAGCTCGGGCGCGGCGAGCAGGTCAAAGACACTGCGCGCGTGATTTCGCGAATGTGCGATCTGATTATGGCGCGCGTAAATCGGCACGAGACGCTAATAGAGCTCGCGGAATTTAGCCGCGTGCCGGTGATAAACGGACTAAGCGATAAATTTCATCCCGTGCAGCTAATGGCGGATTTAATGACGATCGTGGAGTGCGGTATTGAAACTCCAAAGATAAAAGCCGCGTACGTGGGCGACGGCAACAATATGACGCACTCGTGGCTGATGCTTGCCAGCAAGCTTGGATTTGAGCTGCGAATAGCGACGCCCGTGGGCTATGAGGCCGATCCTCAGATACTGGCGCAGGCGCAAGAAAATGCTAAAATTTCAGGCGCTAAAATTTTAATAACGAACGATATAAAAGAGGCGGTAGCGGGCGCAAACGTCGTGACGACCGATACCTGGGTCTCGATGGGGCAAGAAGCCGAAAAGGAGCAAAGGATTCGCGATTTCGCGGGCTTTTGCGTGGATGAAAGCTTAATGGCTCTGGCTGAAAAAAACGCGATCTTTTTGCACTGCCTGCCGGCGTACCGCGGATACGAGGTGAGCGAGGCTGTGTTTGAAGCGCACGCGGATGAAATTTTTGCAGAGGCGGAAAATCGCCTGCACGCGCAAAAGGGCGTTATGGTCTGGCTGGATCAAAAAAGATAA
- a CDS encoding DUF2603 domain-containing protein produces MEEKDKALKKIDKASEFFGLDSSKRTVFEISQGEDNEKKLTLKSGSWSDEEPWFGIDENNEVHTMISIKSLANLIAATKNAMQENFNLKLERSILQHTPVDFGDAWIVCMDEIRRLTGANPSAKRLSLDVDAVVSRVKSLHPNLFIDIEELIKTKAGSRE; encoded by the coding sequence ATGGAAGAAAAAGATAAAGCGTTAAAAAAGATCGACAAAGCGAGCGAATTTTTCGGGCTGGATAGCTCGAAAAGGACGGTTTTTGAAATTTCGCAGGGCGAAGACAACGAGAAAAAACTCACTCTAAAAAGCGGCTCGTGGAGCGACGAGGAGCCGTGGTTCGGCATAGACGAAAATAACGAAGTGCACACGATGATCTCGATAAAATCGCTTGCAAATCTCATCGCCGCGACCAAAAACGCGATGCAGGAAAATTTTAACCTCAAGCTTGAGCGCTCGATTTTGCAGCATACGCCGGTGGATTTCGGCGACGCATGGATCGTGTGTATGGACGAGATCAGAAGGCTAACGGGCGCAAATCCGAGTGCGAAAAGATTAAGCTTAGACGTCGATGCCGTCGTCTCACGCGTAAAAAGTCTGCATCCAAACCTTTTTATCGACATTGAAGAGCTTATCAAAACCAAGGCGGGCAGCCGTGAATAG
- a CDS encoding (Fe-S)-binding protein: MSKAKLGAFDFAVLSERCVKCGKCIQVCTIHGINGDEVTSPRGFVDLLGAYGRNELKLDKNAKKIFESCFLCTNCVDICGESLPIDTAIENVRARIAEKFGIAWYKKAAFWLLGHRKALDLAAALGYVFLSCGFKMRKDTQSSMSPRFDLPLLKKERLLPAPAKKSFMNSHAELIDNGGEKTIGIFIGCMANYAYTGVGEAVLHIARALKLNVNLMKEQACCGAPAYFTGDFAAVERVAKFNIAYFEKALPALDAIIVPEATCSAMLRVDYANFFENEPQWKARAQKLASKIFMASEYFYKFTNLSDLLMRRGKRALAITYHDPCHARKMQGIWKEPRGLLAQNYEITEMDEPNKCCGFGGVTMQVERYELARAVGLAKARAMADLPVRVVSAECSACRMQLNNSLSLSGSQTRCVNPLELIAEALVSEENSNG; this comes from the coding sequence ATGAGTAAGGCAAAGCTTGGAGCGTTCGATTTTGCGGTACTTAGCGAGCGTTGCGTAAAATGTGGTAAATGTATCCAAGTCTGCACGATTCATGGCATTAACGGCGATGAAGTAACGAGCCCGCGCGGATTTGTGGATCTTTTGGGCGCTTACGGCAGGAATGAGCTAAAGCTTGATAAAAACGCTAAGAAAATTTTTGAGAGTTGCTTTTTATGCACCAACTGCGTAGATATTTGCGGCGAGTCTTTGCCCATAGATACGGCAATCGAGAATGTTCGCGCGCGCATTGCGGAAAAATTTGGCATCGCGTGGTACAAAAAAGCTGCGTTTTGGCTGCTTGGGCACCGCAAAGCGCTGGATCTAGCAGCAGCGCTTGGATACGTGTTTCTTAGCTGTGGCTTTAAGATGCGAAAAGATACGCAAAGCTCTATGTCGCCTAGATTTGACTTACCACTACTTAAAAAAGAGCGCTTGTTGCCTGCTCCTGCGAAAAAGAGCTTTATGAACTCGCACGCAGAGCTTATCGACAACGGCGGCGAAAAAACTATTGGAATTTTTATCGGCTGCATGGCAAACTACGCTTACACGGGCGTAGGCGAGGCGGTTTTACATATCGCGCGAGCGCTAAAGCTAAACGTAAATTTGATGAAGGAACAAGCCTGTTGCGGCGCTCCTGCGTATTTTACGGGAGATTTTGCGGCGGTTGAACGCGTGGCAAAATTTAATATAGCATATTTCGAAAAAGCTCTGCCTGCTCTTGATGCGATTATAGTGCCCGAGGCTACGTGCTCTGCAATGCTGCGGGTGGATTACGCGAATTTTTTTGAAAATGAGCCGCAATGGAAAGCCCGCGCACAAAAGCTTGCGAGTAAAATTTTTATGGCGAGCGAATACTTTTATAAATTTACAAACTTAAGTGATCTTTTGATGCGCCGCGGCAAAAGGGCTTTAGCGATTACTTATCACGATCCGTGCCATGCCCGCAAAATGCAGGGTATTTGGAAAGAACCGCGCGGCTTGCTCGCTCAAAACTACGAAATAACCGAGATGGATGAGCCTAATAAATGCTGCGGATTTGGCGGCGTGACGATGCAGGTCGAGCGCTACGAGCTCGCGCGTGCAGTGGGATTAGCTAAGGCGCGTGCAATGGCAGATCTGCCTGTGCGCGTAGTTTCTGCCGAGTGCAGTGCGTGCAGGATGCAGCTAAATAATTCGCTTTCTTTAAGCGGCTCGCAGACGAGGTGCGTAAATCCGTTGGAGCTCATCGCTGAAGCGCTTGTGAGCGAGGAAAATTCCAATGGATAA
- the rsmG gene encoding 16S rRNA (guanine(527)-N(7))-methyltransferase RsmG, translated as MKLAPDESFGEQVAKFKACLQKFNRVHSLTNYDDLDAVVRDSLSGASFIPRYPRIACDIGSGAGFPGIFLALALPLCEWHLFEPNQKKAAFLTYVKVSLALANVKIHAERVQDGAKLRTDLISSRALMSARSLIEICRGFYDQNTTFLLYKGSGAEAEAAEFRKEFTSAHCEIFSDENALKNRKFLVIKGVK; from the coding sequence GTGAAGCTTGCGCCGGACGAGAGCTTTGGCGAGCAGGTAGCTAAATTTAAAGCCTGTCTGCAAAAATTTAACCGCGTCCATAGCCTCACGAATTACGACGATTTGGACGCAGTGGTGCGCGACAGCCTAAGCGGAGCGAGTTTCATACCGCGCTATCCGCGCATCGCGTGCGACATCGGCTCAGGAGCCGGCTTTCCGGGGATCTTTTTGGCGCTCGCGCTGCCGCTGTGCGAGTGGCATCTGTTTGAGCCAAATCAAAAAAAAGCGGCGTTTCTAACCTACGTGAAGGTTAGCCTTGCTCTAGCTAACGTAAAAATCCACGCCGAGCGCGTGCAGGACGGCGCAAAGCTACGCACCGATCTGATAAGCTCGCGAGCGCTAATGAGCGCGCGAAGCTTAATTGAAATTTGCCGCGGCTTTTACGATCAAAACACTACGTTTTTGCTCTACAAAGGCTCGGGCGCAGAGGCGGAAGCGGCAGAATTCCGCAAGGAATTTACGAGCGCGCACTGCGAAATTTTTAGCGATGAAAACGCTTTGAAAAATAGAAAATTTTTAGTGATCAAAGGGGTAAAATAA
- the tuf gene encoding elongation factor Tu encodes MAKEKFNRNKPHVNIGTIGHVDHGKTTLTAAISAVLSRKGLAELKDYDNIDNAPEEKERGITIATSHIEYETEKRHYAHVDCPGHADYVKNMITGAAQMDGAILVVSAADGPMPQTREHILLSRQVGVPYIVVFLNKTDMVDDPDLLELVEEEVRDLLKEYKFPGDETPIIKGSALKALEEAKAGQDGEWSAKIMELMDAVDSYIPTPVRDTDKDFLLPIEDIFSISGRGTVVTGRIEKGIVKVGDTIEIVGIKPTQTTTVTGVEMFRKEMDQGEAGDNVGVLLRGTKKEEVERGMVLCKPKSITPHTKFEGEVYILTKEEGGRHTPFFNNYRPQFYVRTTDVTGSITLPEGTEMVMPGDNVKITVELIAPIALEQGTRFAIREGGHTVGSGVVSKIIA; translated from the coding sequence ATGGCTAAAGAAAAATTTAATCGTAACAAGCCACACGTAAACATTGGTACCATCGGTCACGTTGACCATGGTAAGACTACTTTGACAGCTGCTATTTCTGCTGTTCTTTCCAGGAAGGGTCTAGCCGAGCTAAAAGACTACGACAATATCGATAACGCTCCAGAGGAAAAAGAGCGCGGTATTACTATCGCTACGTCTCACATCGAATATGAGACCGAGAAGCGTCACTATGCTCACGTTGACTGCCCTGGCCACGCCGACTACGTAAAAAATATGATTACCGGCGCGGCTCAGATGGACGGCGCTATTTTAGTTGTTTCCGCTGCAGATGGTCCTATGCCTCAAACTCGCGAGCACATCTTGCTTTCTCGCCAAGTAGGCGTTCCTTATATCGTAGTTTTCCTAAACAAAACCGATATGGTCGATGATCCGGATCTTTTAGAGCTAGTCGAAGAGGAAGTTAGAGATCTTCTAAAAGAGTATAAATTCCCTGGCGACGAGACTCCAATCATTAAGGGCTCTGCTCTTAAGGCTCTTGAGGAAGCCAAAGCCGGACAAGATGGCGAATGGTCTGCAAAGATTATGGAGCTTATGGATGCGGTTGATAGCTATATTCCAACTCCTGTTCGCGATACTGATAAAGATTTCCTTCTTCCGATCGAAGATATTTTCTCGATTTCCGGTCGCGGTACCGTTGTAACCGGTAGAATCGAAAAAGGTATCGTTAAAGTTGGCGATACTATCGAGATCGTAGGTATTAAACCTACTCAGACTACTACCGTTACCGGTGTTGAGATGTTTAGAAAAGAGATGGATCAAGGTGAAGCCGGCGATAACGTAGGCGTTTTGTTGCGCGGTACTAAGAAAGAGGAAGTAGAGCGCGGTATGGTTCTATGCAAACCTAAATCGATCACTCCTCATACTAAATTTGAGGGCGAGGTTTATATCCTAACTAAAGAAGAGGGCGGACGCCATACTCCATTCTTTAATAATTATAGACCGCAGTTTTACGTTCGTACGACAGATGTTACCGGTTCGATTACTCTTCCTGAGGGAACCGAGATGGTAATGCCTGGCGATAATGTTAAGATTACCGTTGAGCTAATCGCCCCGATTGCTCTTGAGCAAGGTACTCGCTTCGCGATTCGCGAAGGCGGTCATACCGTAGGTTCAGGCGTCGTTTCGAAAATCATCGCTTAA
- the nusG gene encoding transcription termination/antitermination protein NusG: MANKWYAIQTYAGSEMAVKRAIEALKQDEALEAKIGEVLVPTEDVIEVKNTKQTIKERSLYPGYCFANLDLDTTLWHRIQMLPKVSRFIGEAKKPSPLPEKDIEIILEKINNREAPKPKINFEDGETVRIVDGPFANFNGIVEEYDMIHGKLRLNVSIFGRSTPIEISYSQVEKII; encoded by the coding sequence ATGGCAAATAAATGGTATGCGATACAAACTTACGCCGGCAGCGAGATGGCGGTAAAGCGCGCGATAGAAGCACTAAAGCAAGACGAAGCACTTGAGGCTAAGATCGGTGAAGTGCTTGTGCCTACCGAAGATGTTATAGAGGTCAAAAACACAAAGCAAACCATTAAAGAGCGCAGCTTATATCCAGGATATTGCTTTGCAAATTTAGATCTGGATACCACTTTGTGGCATAGAATTCAGATGCTGCCTAAGGTCAGTCGCTTTATTGGCGAGGCGAAAAAGCCATCTCCGCTACCGGAAAAGGATATCGAAATAATTCTAGAAAAGATCAATAATCGCGAGGCTCCTAAGCCGAAGATAAATTTTGAAGACGGAGAGACGGTTAGGATCGTCGACGGACCTTTTGCTAATTTCAACGGCATCGTAGAAGAGTATGATATGATCCACGGCAAGCTTCGCCTTAATGTTTCGATCTTCGGACGAAGCACGCCAATTGAAATTTCATACTCGCAAGTTGAAAAGATTATTTAA